One Pichia kudriavzevii chromosome 3, complete sequence genomic window carries:
- a CDS encoding uncharacterized protein (PKUD0C05350) has protein sequence MSLRGVGKALYRTPYQMFGQKSSDDVIFRQWEHDTKTAIAGLEYLKTENIKWKKFWEKTVTKFLLIIEVFRDLHCQLEDAQKDTKKKMGIASKPKVSDKNEQFASTTLHELEEAAKLAKLIYERVADMSLEASASFVSKCDDMIKVLKNVEKLMVKRDHKKVDYDISHKKLEASLKHTDSEKGKIKVETNQKKLTDIEIIFKDLNYKVKLIVPQVLSNLSEFLSKLTLKLYFANTDILGFIQRNIEKFNRIHGIVNQSSLLTYEEIVNDFNILHFQAQSKLQELELLKDFSSLREKNFSTKTVEHVNSAAGTVIDSTVNFTSTVYTKATKPSQNLNVSTKSFKIDNPVKTYSKNGMFESALDPIEFIQQTELENGLHDIDLGSIQMNSPSDFANEDSSVASNDNGIVSPNSSLSDSNNWMKPLKNSTLNVNKVRPNTEVQSPISPVSDVHSDLASSKSNKTTLNTSLEYGHIANSRVASVHIDEKTKTYKYANVTIDNIAKQIYLAISTPEIDDVPLTTPRGQIHTPDKLIMQLVTAKSSITANAFATYSN, from the coding sequence ATGTCATTGAGGGGAGTGGGAAAAGCATTATACAGAACCCCATACCAAATGTTTGGACAGAAATCGTCCGATGATGTTATTTTCAGACAGTGGGAGCACGATACCAAGACGGCAATAGCAGGGTTGGAATACCTAAAGACAGAGAACATCAAGTGGAAGAAGTTCTGGGAAAAGACCGTTACTAAGTTTTTGCTAATCATTGAAGTGTTTAGAGATTTACACTGTCAATTGGAGGATGCACAGAAAGACACTAAGAAAAAGATGGGTATTGCAAGTAAGCCCAAAGTGTCGGATAAGAATGAGCAGTTTGCAAGCACTACGTTGCACGAGCTAGAAGAGGCAGCTAAACTAGCCAAGTTGATCTACGAAAGAGTTGCTGATATGTCTTTAGAAGCTTCGGCCTCGTTTGTCAGCAAGTGCGATGACATGATcaaggttttgaagaatgtgGAAAAACTCATGGTTAAGAGGGACCACAAAAAGGTTGACTATGATATTTCTCACAAGAAGCTAGAGGCCTCTTTGAAGCACACCGATTCTGAAAAGGGGAAGATAAAGGTAGAAACAAACCAGAAAAAACTGACAGATATCGAAATCATTTTTAAAGACCTCAACTACAAGGTCAAGCTGATTGTTCCCCAGGTACTCTCTAACTTGTCTGAATTTCTGAGCAAATTAACTTTGAAACTCTACTTTGCAAACACTGATATCTTAGGTTTCATACAGAGAAACATTGAGAAATTTAACAGAATTCATGGAATTGTGAATCAATCGTCCTTGCTAACAtatgaagaaattgttaacgatttcaatatattgcattttcaaGCCCAAAGTAAATTACAAGAACTTGAGCTATTGAAGGATTTTAGCTCGTTAAGGGAGAAAAACTTCTCAACTAAAACAGTTGAACATGTAAACTCTGCGGCTGGAACAGTAATTGATTCCACTGTGAATTTTACATCGACGGTTTACACGAAAGCAACCAAACCAAGTCAAAACTTGAACGTGTCGACAAAATCTTTCAAGATCGACAACCCAGTAAAAACATACAGTAAAAATGGAATGTTTGAATCGGCGCTTGATCCAATTGAGTTTATCCAACAAACCGAATTGGAGAATGGGTTACATGATATTGACTTAGGCAGTATCCAAATGAATTCGCCTAGTGATTTTGCTAATGAGGATTCATCAGTAGCAAGTAATGATAATGGAATAGTATCTCCAAACTCATCACTTTCAGATTCCAATAATTGGATGAAACCGTTGAAAAATTCTACTCTGAATGTGAATAAGGTACGCCCAAATACAGAAGTTCAATCACCTATTTCTCCTGTCTCAGATGTACACTCAGACCTGGCGTCCTCGAAATCCAACAAGACGACTCTAAACACCTCTCTAGAGTATGGTCATATTGCCAATAGCCGTGTAGCCTCGGTTCACATCGACgaaaaaacgaaaacatACAAATATGCTAATGTTACAATAGATAATATCGCTAAACAGATATATCTAGCCATTTCAACTCCTGAAATAGATGATGTGCCGTTAACAACCCCCCGTGGACAAATTCATACCCCCGATAAACTAATAATGCAATTAGTCACTGCAAAAAGTAGTATAACTGCCAATGCTTTTGCAACGTATTCTAACTAA
- a CDS encoding uncharacterized protein (PKUD0C05340; similar to Saccharomyces cerevisiae YDL115C (IWR1); ancestral locus Anc_2.322), whose translation MPPANMPPQVLRVKRKRTDDPLQALVMETQRRSIKRPRYVFKLQRTEENDIKDDTTILTASNGLESSKPVFKIPKAPTKGVDSNSLKNPFIDGSAKPKGDTSPEEANPELSPQLLDMLNDYLKEHDETAVKSDVRLPKRRQSSIIREMESKNGGRPVFDKEEVYNNSNSNAISDVLHEGDETEDSEYVYDVYYRDKAVSDQWDQERIGYIRYDDEAFDVLDDDGDDDMMQTDDEDSNDENFYRNDYPEDEDLDFDDKTESELESMGLEEPSDDQDDEFDILNNRRRFSKLDFMRSEGLKSMSEDEYERLAAEIDEKPSLWGRSPDGLDTTDSYMDDEPGNRGAGDSGEEDDDTQDFPRNEFFKSDRDDPIAVHRDKIFGKLQHMIERQS comes from the coding sequence ATGCCACCAGCTAATATGCCACCACAGGTTCTTCGAGTGAAGCGGAAAAGAACAGATGATCCATTACAGGCCCTTGTTATGGAAACACAACGTCGTTCTATAAAACGACCACGTTATGTCTTCAAGCTACAGCGGACAGAGGAAAACGATATTAAGGATGACACCACAATACTGACGGCAAGCAATGGATTGGAGAGCAGCAAACCTGTCTTCAAAATTCCCAAAGCGCCAACTAAAGGTGTCGACAGCAATAGCCTCAAAAATCCCTTTATTGATGGATCGGCCAAGCCAAAAGGTGATACGTCGCCGGAAGAGGCGAATCCTGAGCTAAGTCCGCAACTACTCGACATGTTGAATGACTATTTGAAAGAACACGATGAGACTGCCGTTAAAAGTGATGTGAGATTACCAAAGAGAAGGCAATCCAGTATAATACGTGAGATGGAATCCAAGAATGGTGGCCGGCCTGTTTTCGACAAGGAGGAGGTTTACAATAACTCCAATTCCAATGCAATCAGTGATGTCTTACATGAGGGAGACGAGACTGAGGACTCAGAATATGTTTACGATGTTTATTATCGAGACAAGGCAGTTAGCGATCAATGGGACCAGGAAAGAATAGGGTACATTCGATACGACGATGAGGCCTTTGATGTCTTGGACGACGACGGAGACGATGACATGATGCAGACAGATGATGAGGACTCGAACGACGAAAACTTTTATAGGAATGACTATCCAGAAGACGAGGatcttgattttgatgacaAAACAGAGAGTGAATTGGAATCCATGGGGTTAGAGGAGCCAAGTGACGACCAGGATGATGAGTTTGATATACTAAACAACCGAAGAAGATTTTCCAAGCTTGATTTTATGAGGAGTGAAGGTCTAAAAAGCATGAGTGAAGATGAATACGAACGACTAGCTGCTGAGATTGATGAAAAACCGTCTCTCTGGGGCAGATCTCCAGACGGACTCGATACCACGGATTCCTACATGGATGACGAACCTGGTAATCGTGGTGCTGGCGATTCTGGcgaagaagacgatgatACTCAAGATTTCCCGCGTAAtgaattcttcaagtcCGATAGGGACGACCCAATTGCTGTGCACCGTGATAAGATATTTGGGAAACTACAGCACATGATCGAGCGTCAGAGCTAG
- a CDS encoding uncharacterized protein (PKUD0C05360; similar to Saccharomyces cerevisiae YIL031W (ULP2); ancestral locus Anc_7.197) → MTLQTKQFKSLSRKPGQPINTLNPSTSYTTKYSKNSTTSGSSQRSFMSTAARINRRFRLRSNDIEETPLQDANKSNNASSRYIEIETDLNSNRSSDSHIQINNDPNNSNSEKMEIETKHSNSYSLLDSSGEEDQSENRNNNSIGVNTKQSEQSREEQEATNDEVDKSSDGIIIRKNSDILNQTFSIDKIIFRRGDEKQVTDEGKGLQVIFLKTKISVLNMTYKTKLNIPYNRIHDIKVSDNRRGINVSTLLFIIDGSISGITKIALKFKYSLSNENLKQLESFVAHTKHSRKYRARRPTQRESLVYFYTANKWKETNSEEFYKSTLGAASSTTNTNQSPSVMKNDFSSLSRGERSHRTNAQVKYMNEDEEDERANEKMVEENGHVQIADYIPEDEQLYFYPKLKYKFPNKKTFTISHDDFKCLYNENWINDSMLDFLLSYELHVAKETNLLKRHSVELMNSFFFTSLSRPLDNPNDNNYYQNVKTWFKNNDSLFDQDFIIVPVMQDLHWYVIVITNLKQLKTKHLKIQGEEISDENKEFRNKSYSNNEDDLPKPELQDQCESHLNTVNGPDDNSKQKPIKSKTSICTAQICVLDSLRRNHDDAIYYLRRFIIGYANDKFGFCVDMTEIGKRVCVVPQQKNFNDCGVHVLFNIHTMLQNPVLFNNKVLKRPTNRKFLAKALKENEEIFDKRERLYFRDSLRDLLFRLLKNQVEEENGDHMKVGTITVGEQRKIEMELLRDRNQKALEGENSNNDNKLLHSMNTDQSATNESDDDVMIIHVEKKEPVRESEISTPSSSSKEIKPSVKSKGDDIDPSPATVEIGKNKGHSTAATRKSSRLKYNRNESPNYIDYMSESSDNDRYANYSGNTKLKTKKSTSKRSRKPKSYASGCGNEKSSMNMKTALDLESDDSKKVDIKRDNTVRRRGRRKGSTKVHLSEPLSQDSYDGDQIGHEEPNSPIALFDTDDEKHSAPKKQEPQNSNEVQKQSDTKLESLVTKSLEPGTVIKSTENLTKEFNSVSDPEKILDSSSKGVELGKKNQAKTSKSELSILGASGVEKDIDAKDQINTNEHNCKDNLNNGKVSLTKRRLRTSTLATDSQLGVHFNEPITITDHEKGFKDDYLSDNSSVEKNDSIDKPAKSTAYLLESSPIKGDSSSPSDSDTKKCTINDEKNIECPKVGKEALHVTIFSNGSASLMPNVIRKESTVSHSSLALRRRKIKQSSELIAKSDNTTNTVSRRLRSSTPEADVNGDTRMKQKDPSEMVKTQINNYVYKKPRGYSRRNTRNELIITNIVSKTRKRQQPPNADDINDGKVKRLKTISFANASVGSLDDRRDELNATDSRDDRAKGFVQPEEDSQFSLPVDEEPSPVFQSDTVYLG, encoded by the coding sequence ATGACCCTTCAGACAAAACAATTTAAATCATTGAGCAGGAAACCTGGACAGCCTATAAATACGCTAAATCCCAGTACTTCGTACACTACAAAATACAGCAAAAATTCTACAACTTCAGGAAGTTCACAACGAAGTTTCATGTCTACGGCTGCTAGAATCAATCGAAGGTTTAGACTACGAAGCAACGATATCGAAGAAACACCCCTTCAAGATGCTAATAAATCGAACAACGCTTCCAGTAGATATATAGAGATAGAAACAGATTTAAACTCCAACAGAAGTTCAGATTCACATATACAAATCAATAACGATCCAAATAACTCCAATTcagaaaaaatggaaatagaaacaaagcATAGTAATTCCTACAGTTTGTTAGATTCCTCGGGGGAGGAAGATCAAAGCGAAAATAGgaataataatagtatTGGTGTTAATACCAAACAATCTGAACAGTCTAGAGAAGAGCAGGAAGCAACAAATGATGAAGTAGATAAATCAAGTGATGGAATAATTATACGAAAAAACAGTGACATCTTAAATCAGACGTTCAGTATCGATAAGATCATTTTTCGAAGAGGAGATGAGAAGCAAGTTACAGATGAAGGTAAGGGACTACAGGTCATCTTTCTCAAGACAAAAATATCCGTGCTTAACATGACATACAAAACAAAGTTAAACATTCCCTATAATAGGATCCATGACATAAAAGTTAGTGACAATAGACGAGGCATTAATGTCAGTACATTATTATTCATTATAGATGGATCTATTTCAGGTATCACAAAAATAGCattgaaattcaaatatagTCTTTCAAATGAGAATCTGAAACAGTTAGAATCATTTGTAGCGCACACTAAGCATTCACGGAAATATAGAGCACGTCGACCTACACAAAGGGAATCActtgtttatttttacaCAGCaaacaaatggaaagaGACTAATTCAGAAGAATTTTATAAAAGCACGCTTGGTGCTGCCTCTTCAACGACTAATACAAACCAGAGTCCTTCTGTAATGAAAAACGATTTTTCGAGCCTAAGCAGAGGAGAAAGGTCACATAGAACCAATGCACAGGTTAAATACAtgaatgaagatgaagaagatgaaagaGCTAATGAGAAAATGGTGGAAGAAAACGGACACGTTCAGATTGCTGATTATATTCCTGAAGATGAACAGCTTTATTTCTATCCGAAACTAAAGTACAAATTCCCAAATAAAAAGACATTTACAATCTCCCACGATGATTTTAAGTGTTTATACAATGAAAATTGGATTAATGACTCAatgttggattttcttttaagCTATGAACTACATGTTGCTAAGGAAACtaatttattgaaaagacATAGTGTCGAACTAATGaattcatttttctttacaaGTTTGTCGAGACCCTTAGATAATCCTAATGATAACAATTACTATCAAAATGTGAAAACATGGtttaaaaataatgatTCACTATTTGATCAAGATTTTATCATTGTCCCCGTAATGCAGGATTTACATTGGTATGTTATTGTAATTACCAATCTGAAGCagttgaaaacaaaacatcTGAAAATTCAAGGGGAAGAGATTTCTGATGAGAATAAAGAATTTAGAAACAAATCTTATTCGAACAACGAAGATGATTTACCGAAACCTGAACTTCAAGATCAATGTGAATCGCATCTAAATACTGTTAATGGTCCTGATGATAATTCAAAGCAGAAGCCAATCAAATCTAAAACTTCAATCTGTACTGCTCAAATATGTGTTTTAGATTCGTTGAGAAGAAATCATGATGACGCAATTTACTACTTGAGGAGGTTTATTATAGGTTATGCGAATGACAAATTTGGGTTTTGCGTAGATATGACGGAAATAGGCAAACGTGTATGTGTTGTTCCCCAACAAAAGAACTTTAATGATTGCGGTGTTCATGTGCTTTTCAACATTCATACAATGCTACAGAACCCAGTTCTGTTTAATAACAAGGTTCTGAAGCGCCCCACAAATAGAAAGTTCCTGGCTAAAGCTTTGAAAGAGAACGAGGAAATTTTTGACAAAAGAGAACGGTTATATTTCCGTGATTCACTACGTGATCTTTTATTCAGATTATTAAAAAATCAGGTGGAAGAGGAAAACGGGGATCACATGAAGGTTGGTACAATAACAGTTGGtgagcaaagaaaaatcgaGATGGAACTTTTGAGAGATAGAAATCAGAAGGCTCTCGAAGGagaaaactcaaataaTGACAACAAACTCTTGCATTCGATGAATACCGATCAATCTGCAACCAAtgaaagtgatgatgatgtaaTGATTATTCAtgtagaaaaaaaagagccAGTTCGGGAATCAGAAATTTCAACCCCTTCATCATCTAGTAAGGAGATTAAACCATCCGTAAAGTCAAAGGGAGACGATATAGACCCTTCTCCAGCCACTGTGGAAATAGGTAAAAATAAGGGACATTCTACCGCCGCAACACGTAAGTCTAGCAGACTTAAATACAATAGGAACGAAAGTCCCAACTACATTGATTACATGAGTGAATCGTCAGATAATGACAGGTATGCTAATTACAGTGGAAACACGAAGctaaagacaaaaaaatctACATCAAAAAGAAGTAGAAAACCAAAGTCCTATGCTAGCGGCTGTGGGAACGAAAAGAGTTCCATGAATATGAAAACTGCATTGGATTTAGAATCAGATGACAGTAAGAAGGTAGATATTAAGCGTGACAATACAGttagaagaagaggaaggaGAAAGGGTTCGACAAAAGTTCACCTATCGGAGCCGTTGTCCCAAGATTCATATGATGGTGACCAGATAGGCCATGAAGAACCAAATTCCCCAATTGCTCTATTCGATACAGATGACGAAAAACATTCTGCACCTAAAAAACAGGAACCTCAAAATAGTAATGAAGTCCAAAAACAATCTGACACCAAATTGGAATCACTAGTCACTAAATCGCTTGAACCAGGCACAGTCATAAAATCCACGGAAAATTTAACGAAGGAATTCAACAGTGTGAGTGATCCCGAAAAGATTTTagattcatcatcaaaaggTGTTGAGCtagggaaaaaaaaccaagCTAAAACTAGTAAGAGTGAGTTATCTATCCTTGGAGCTAGTGGTGTTGAAAAGGATATTGACGCTAAAGATCaaataaatacaaatgAACATAACTGCAAAGATAACCTCAATAACGGGAAAGTTTCACTCACAAAAAGGAGGTTAAGGACATCTACGTTAGCTACAGACTCGCAGTTGGGAGTCCACTTCAATGAACCTATTACGATAACGGACCACGAGAAGGGGTTCAAAGATGATTATTTGTCAGATAATAGCTCAGTAGAGAAAAATGATAGTATTGATAAACCAGCAAAGTCCACTGCTTACCTGCTTGAAAGCAGTCCCATCAAAGGAGATTCTTCTAGTCCCTCTGATTCTGACACCAAAAAATGTACCATCAACGATGAAAAGAATATTGAATGCCCAAAAGTGGGAAAGGAAGCATTGCATGTGACAATTTTCAGCAACGGCAGTGCCTCTCTTATGCCAAATGTTATTAGAAAAGAATCTACAGTATCACATTCATCCCTAGCTCtgagaagaagaaagatcAAACAATCGTCGGAATTAATAGCAAAGAGTGATAACACTACCAATACCGTTAGTAGAAGACTTAGGTCGTCCACTCCTGAAGCGGATGTCAATGGGGACACTCGCATGAAACAGAAAGATCCTTCTGAGATGGTCAAAACACAGATAAATAACTATGTTTACAAAAAGCCGAGAGGATACTCTAGAAGAAATACCAGAAATGAACTTATTATAACTAATATCGTATCAAAAACCAGAAAAAGACAGCAACCACCCAATGCTGATGATATAAATGATGGAAAGGTCAAAAGATTAAAAACAATCTCTTTTGCCAATGCTTCTGTAGGTTCCCTTGATGATAGAAGAGATGAGCTAAATGCTACTGACTCCCGTGATGATAGGGCAAAAGGTTTTGTACAACCAGAAGAGGATTCGCAATTTAGTCTTccagttgatgaagaaccATCCCCAGTTTTTCAATCAGATACGGTTTATTTGGGCTAG
- a CDS encoding uncharacterized protein (PKUD0C05320; similar to Saccharomyces cerevisiae YKL113C (RAD27); ancestral locus Anc_2.459), which translates to MGIKGLNALVKEHAPHAISSCEMKGLFGRKIAIDASMCLYQFLIAVRQQDGNMLTNESGETTSHLMGFFYRTIRMVSNGIKPCYVFDGKPPVLKGGELEKRLKRREDAEKKAEEMKETGTVEELQKFERRTVRVTRQQNEEAKKLLKLMGIPYVEAPCEAEAQCAELSKSGKVYGAASEDMDTLCYSPGHFLRNVTAAESRKLKIEEFDIEKVLEGFQMDINTFVDLCILLGCDYCETIRGIGPVTALKLIKEHGSIENIIKAIEGNEKSKYKIPENWPFNEARQLFLNPEVTPSGDVELKWVEPDIEGLIEYMVKENGFSEQRIREGATKLSKALKGGTQGRLDGFFKVTSTKRVAKEEVKKTTTKRKKK; encoded by the coding sequence ATGGGTATCAAAGGTTTGAATGCACTAGTGAAGGAACATGCTCCGCATGCAATTTCGTCATGTGAGATGAAAGGGTTGTTTGGTCGTAAAATTGCAATTGATGCATCGATGTGCCTTTAtcaatttttgattgcGGTTCGTCAACAAGATGGTAATATGCTTACCAATGAATCTGGGGAAACCACTTCCCATCTAATGGGGTTTTTCTATAGGACTATTAGAATGGTCAGCAATGGTATCAAGCCCTGTTATGTGTTTGATGGTAAACCACCAGTATTGAAAGGAGGTGAGTTGGAGAAGAGATTAAAGAGGAGGGAAGATGCCGAAAAGAAAGCCGAGGAAATGAAAGAAACTGGTACTGTTGAAGAGCTACAAAAATTTGAGAGGAGGACGGTTAGGGTCACTAGGCAACAGAACGAGGAAGCCAAGAAATTGCTCAAGTTGATGGGTATTCCTTATGTTGAGGCTCCTTGCGAAGCTGAAGCTCAATGTGCCGAACTATCCAAGTCGGGGAAAGTCTACGGTGCTGCATCTGAAGATATGGACACCTTATGTTACTCGCCGGGGCATTTCCTCAGAAATGTAACTGCTGCAGAATCAAGGAAACTTAAGATTGAGGAGTTCGACATTGAGAAAGTGTTGGAAGGTTTCCAGATGGATATCAACACATTTGTGGATTTGTGTATTCTATTGGGCTGTGACTATTGTGAAACCATTAGAGGTATTGGACCAGTTACTgcattgaaattgattaaAGAGCACGGatctattgaaaatattattaAAGCAATCGAGGGGAATGAGAAGTCGAAATACAAAATCCCTGAAAACTGGCCTTTTAATGAAGCAAGACAGTTGTTTCTCAATCCTGAGGTAACACCTAGTGGAGACGTTGAACTGAAATGGGTCGAGCCTGATATTGAAGGTTTGATTGAATATATggtcaaagaaaatggctTCAGCGAACAAAGAATCAGAGAAGGTGCAACCAAGTTGTCCAAAGCGCTCAAGGGGGGAACACAAGGTCGGTTGGATGGCTTTTTCAAGGTAACTTCTACGAAGAGAGTGGCAAAGGAGGAGGTGAAAAAGACCACAACtaagagaaagaagaaatag
- a CDS encoding uncharacterized protein (PKUD0C05330; similar to Saccharomyces cerevisiae YDL114W; ancestral locus Anc_2.323), translating into MTKRGKRLGSLHNGNTITVLFVLNNRYTAFPGNPMTGPLTWCVYRTNWLLLETSRVFVGMLFDPCRDIVLVTGGSSGLGKELASAFRQKGATVVVFDINLPGKDNQNYVEGVHYYYCDVSNPDMVKERGNEVRMEVGQVTVLINNAGITTGNTLLNLSFDEIETTLAVNLLSSFYTIKTFLPGMLDKRRGYIVTIASTLGYMSPARLSVYGASKSGLITLHESLNYELGPPTFNTCGVKTLLVCPGQLKTYLFGGVRTPSTLFAPELDPRYVANHVIRAVSYGCRGEVKLPFYGNVLPIFRSIPWPAVAILRYISGINNTMKKFVQKARETTNMSTSFMAEKASMFSRMFPFSGATQESMSETPQPLGGRDHQLKTS; encoded by the coding sequence ATGACGAAAAGAGGGAAAAGGCTCGGTAGTTTGCACAATGGCAATACAATTACGGTGCTCTTTGTCCTTAATAACAGATATACAGCATTTCCAGGCAATCCAATGACCGGCCCTTTGACATGGTGTGTATATCGGACAAATTGGCTATTGCTGGAGACATCGAGAGTTTTTGTAGGAATGCTCTTTGACCCTTGTAGAGATATTGTTCTAGTCACTGGCGGCTCGTCAGGCTTGGGGAAGGAGCTTGCCAGTGCATTTCGCCAGAAGGGAGCAACAGTTGTTGTCTTTGACATTAACCTCCCTGGAAAGGACAACCAAAACTATGTGGAAGGTGTACACTACTACTATTGCGACGTGTCCAATCCAGATATGGTAAAGGAGAGGGGGAACGAGGTACGAATGGAGGTCGGACAAGTGACGGTCCTTATTAACAATGCTGGGATAACAACAGGAAACACCCTCTTGAACTTAAGTTTCGATGAAATAGAAACGACACTGGCAGTCAATCTCTTGTCGAGTTTTTACACAATTAAAACATTTTTGCCCGGCATGCTAGATAAGAGAAGAGGTTATATTGTTACCATAGCCTCCACTTTAGGTTACATGTCTCCAGCGAGATTGAGTGTCTATGGTGCCTCAAAATCGGGATTGATTACCTTGCATGAGAGCTTGAATTACGAGCTTGGTCCGCCAACGTTCAATACATGCGGCGTCAAAACTCTACTAGTATGTCCGGgtcaattgaaaacatacCTGTTTGGAGGTGTTCGGACGCCGTCTACCTTGTTTGCACCTGAATTGGATCCAAGGTATGTCGCAAATCACGTGATACGGGCTGTCAGTTACGGTTGTAGGGGTGAGGTTAAGCTTCCTTTCTACGGTAATGTATTGCCTATATTCAGATCTATTCCGTGGCCTGCTGTTGCTATTTTGAGGTACATTTCCGGTATTAATAACACTATGAAGAAATTTGTCCAGAAGGCCAGGGAGACAACGAACATGTCGACTTCGTTTATGGCAGAAAAGGCATCCATGTTCTCTAGAATGTTTCCGTTCAGTGGAGCAACACAAGAGTCTATGTCAGAAACCCCCCAACCATTGGGTGGGAGAGACCACCAACTCAAAACAAGTTAG